In Candidatus Zixiibacteriota bacterium, one DNA window encodes the following:
- the rocD gene encoding ornithine--oxo-acid transaminase: MTQTSTINKSTFGFSQVPDDQICDFEHSFGANHYGRLDVVIRKAEGAWLTGIDDTKYLDCLAAYSAANPGHHHPKIVQAMVEALQGHYGSVISNVVYTDSLGLFLKKVATLVPQLGPRFGNTGNKVLPKNGGVESVETAIKAARYFGYKHKGIPDGKQEIIVFNNNFHGRMITIVSFSTTPKYKEGFGPLTPGFVSVNFGDLAAVEKAINKNTCAILVEPMQGEGGMYQPPDGFLKGLRQLADKNDLLLLFDEIQVGLGRTGKMFCFEHENVIPDGIILGKAIAGGLVPVSVFVTNRAVMDMVFQPGRDGSTFGGYPLACVAGCTALDVIVNDDLPQRSERMGAILKKKIMDVASRSSHIKEVRGRGLFIGIEVNNGDAMAYCRKLLEIGMLANDSHGHTIRISPPLIINEREVDYIVERLEKVLVS; this comes from the coding sequence ATGACCCAGACCAGCACCATAAATAAGAGCACTTTCGGCTTCTCTCAGGTCCCCGACGACCAGATTTGTGATTTCGAACACAGCTTCGGAGCCAACCACTACGGCCGGCTCGACGTGGTCATTCGGAAGGCCGAAGGGGCCTGGCTGACGGGTATCGACGACACCAAGTATCTCGATTGCCTCGCCGCCTATTCCGCCGCCAATCCGGGACATCATCACCCAAAGATCGTCCAGGCTATGGTGGAAGCACTTCAGGGGCACTACGGCTCGGTCATATCGAATGTCGTCTATACCGACTCGCTCGGTCTGTTCCTCAAGAAGGTCGCGACTCTGGTCCCGCAGCTCGGCCCGCGATTCGGCAACACCGGCAACAAGGTACTACCCAAGAACGGTGGCGTGGAATCGGTCGAAACGGCGATCAAAGCTGCCCGCTATTTCGGATACAAGCACAAGGGGATCCCCGACGGCAAACAGGAGATTATTGTTTTCAATAATAACTTCCACGGTCGGATGATTACTATCGTTTCGTTCTCCACGACACCAAAATACAAGGAAGGGTTTGGCCCGCTGACTCCCGGTTTCGTGTCGGTCAATTTTGGTGATCTGGCCGCGGTCGAGAAAGCCATCAACAAGAACACGTGCGCCATCCTGGTCGAGCCGATGCAGGGCGAGGGGGGCATGTACCAGCCCCCGGACGGATTCCTGAAAGGACTCCGCCAGTTGGCCGATAAGAACGATTTGCTGTTATTGTTCGACGAAATTCAGGTCGGACTCGGTCGCACCGGCAAGATGTTCTGTTTCGAGCACGAGAACGTCATCCCGGACGGCATCATCCTTGGCAAAGCGATCGCCGGAGGATTAGTGCCGGTATCGGTTTTTGTCACCAATCGCGCAGTCATGGATATGGTATTCCAACCGGGGCGTGACGGTTCCACCTTCGGCGGCTATCCGCTCGCCTGCGTGGCCGGCTGCACGGCGCTCGATGTGATCGTCAATGACGATCTCCCGCAGCGCTCAGAGCGAATGGGAGCTATACTCAAAAAGAAGATCATGGATGTCGCCTCGCGTTCATCCCACATCAAAGAAGTACGCGGGCGCGGGCTGTTTATCGGAATTGAAGTCAACAACGGCGACGCCATGGCGTACTGCCGCAAGCTGCTTGAGATTGGCATGCTGGCCAACGACAGCCACGGCCACACGATCCGCATCTCTCCACCGCTCATTATCAACGAGCGCGAGGTCGACTACATAGTGGAGCGTCTCGAAAAAGTTCTGGTGAGTTAA
- a CDS encoding DMT family transporter: protein MAGHSHSVFRALLLILFGATCISFAPVFVKLIGPDKIGPTAIGFWRLVIGAGLLFGIAGLQRQSLTLPRSIYLFSALAGLTFAADMFLWTRSIFYCGSGMATILSNTQVFASAILSYFVFKERLTFKFFVAAISAFVGVGLLVGLGSSEVVFTERYVLGIVLGIASGLAYANYIICLKKVGHHPDLKAMITLMAWTSAFSALFLGISVTIEGATFLPPDARTWLSLFGAGLVAQTLGWLSISSSLPKLDASRAGLALLLQPTLSMVWGVLLFGEFLTAVQVFGALITLAAIYFGSVRQGAKDGVA from the coding sequence ATGGCCGGCCATTCTCATTCGGTGTTTCGTGCATTATTGCTGATCCTTTTCGGTGCGACCTGTATTAGCTTTGCGCCGGTCTTCGTGAAGTTGATCGGGCCAGACAAGATTGGCCCTACTGCCATCGGCTTCTGGCGGTTGGTGATCGGTGCCGGTTTGTTGTTTGGGATAGCTGGGCTGCAACGGCAGTCCCTAACTCTTCCCCGCTCAATCTACTTGTTCTCGGCGTTGGCTGGGTTGACGTTCGCAGCCGACATGTTCTTATGGACTCGGTCAATCTTTTACTGCGGCTCCGGTATGGCCACGATACTCTCGAATACACAGGTGTTCGCCAGCGCAATCCTGAGTTATTTCGTGTTCAAGGAGAGATTGACGTTCAAGTTTTTCGTGGCAGCGATCAGCGCGTTTGTCGGCGTCGGGCTCCTGGTTGGACTGGGTAGCTCGGAGGTAGTATTCACCGAGCGCTATGTACTCGGGATAGTGCTGGGGATTGCCAGTGGACTGGCGTATGCGAATTATATTATATGTTTGAAGAAAGTCGGACACCATCCGGATCTAAAGGCAATGATAACGCTCATGGCGTGGACCTCGGCCTTTTCCGCACTATTCCTCGGTATATCGGTGACCATAGAGGGTGCGACGTTTCTGCCGCCGGACGCGCGCACGTGGCTCAGCTTATTTGGTGCGGGGTTAGTCGCGCAGACGCTCGGCTGGCTGTCGATCTCAAGCTCGTTGCCAAAGCTCGATGCCTCGCGTGCTGGGCTGGCGCTCCTGCTCCAGCCGACGTTGTCGATGGTCTGGGGGGTGTTGCTGTTTGGGGAGTTTCTGACAGCCGTTCAGGTGTTTGGAGCGCTGATCACACTGGCGGCGATTTACTTTGGGTCGGTGCGTCAGGGTGCAAAGGATGGAGTTGCATAA
- a CDS encoding T9SS type A sorting domain-containing protein encodes MTRQNVLQSAISLVCFALLTSAAYAEPDVCGPPVFVDCPQYLSVDHCDTISYQLKAVHPITMQPSPAIRYHKEYGPGHVDELTGVWTLIPSEEATRNHSYLVVVSASLGSFDSDADHNCSFNVWVDNEYPRLSLIGFDGRDTIEVSAEQTKTVWFRFSDSDSCDAVNISAMSVPPLPESSLVVTVSGDSAALSFTPRILDAGATLRVYVTVTDGWGASGFVLHFRVLGVPPYAIRIDKTHNVIQGQYTNVAVKLDRAFCPLSGFNMLVAYDNSALAFQSAQLGQAFSPTGCGWEYFTYRYGADGNCTGGCPSGLVRVVAMAETNNGPNHPSCFLPESVPATLFSLNFLVSNDRTLECQFLPVRFFWLACEDNMLASDDGQLLFISSSLADFDRPDVDISDPSAGFPTYLGAQANCETAGGPSWPPVRRAIAFINGGLEVACADTIDDPEDPRGDINFDGLKYHMADYILFRSYFLKGLSVFTINVNGQIAATDVNADGLILTLADLVWLYKVIIGDVGGHPTYYSNNELRFTYGSDLRSVSIQSVDTLGAISMLLTGRVTPTVQQSDVDLDYLFDGLNTRVIISPTSFTVTTMPPVFSGPLLTFDQPTIVLEAAAATSAGAQVTNIIVDQPTDADEAADLPSTFALHQNYPNPFNASTVISFDLPRAAQVELEIVNVLGAVVCSHSSQYGQGTHEVVWDGIDASGHPVASGIYYYRLRAGDFVESKKMILLK; translated from the coding sequence ATGACTCGACAGAATGTTCTACAATCGGCGATCTCTCTTGTCTGCTTTGCCCTTCTCACTTCAGCAGCTTATGCTGAACCGGATGTATGCGGCCCGCCCGTGTTCGTGGACTGCCCGCAGTATCTATCGGTTGACCATTGTGATACTATCTCGTACCAACTCAAGGCGGTGCATCCGATAACCATGCAGCCGAGTCCGGCGATTAGATACCACAAGGAGTATGGCCCGGGGCACGTCGACGAACTGACGGGAGTCTGGACGCTCATACCATCTGAAGAGGCCACCCGCAACCACTCATATCTCGTAGTCGTCTCTGCTTCGTTGGGGAGTTTCGACTCCGATGCCGACCACAACTGTAGTTTCAATGTCTGGGTAGACAACGAATACCCGCGATTGAGTTTGATCGGATTCGATGGCCGCGACACAATTGAAGTCTCTGCCGAACAGACCAAGACGGTCTGGTTTAGATTCAGCGACAGCGACTCTTGTGATGCTGTCAACATATCCGCGATGAGCGTGCCGCCCCTGCCAGAATCGAGCCTGGTTGTAACGGTGTCCGGCGACAGTGCCGCACTTAGCTTCACGCCGAGGATACTCGATGCCGGAGCGACGCTTCGAGTGTATGTGACCGTCACCGACGGCTGGGGAGCTTCAGGTTTCGTGTTGCATTTCAGAGTGTTGGGCGTTCCTCCCTATGCGATACGCATAGACAAGACCCACAACGTAATCCAAGGCCAGTACACAAATGTCGCCGTCAAGCTCGACAGGGCGTTTTGTCCCCTGAGTGGCTTCAACATGCTCGTCGCCTATGACAACAGTGCGCTGGCCTTTCAAAGTGCCCAACTTGGCCAAGCGTTCAGTCCGACCGGCTGTGGCTGGGAGTACTTTACTTATCGATATGGTGCCGACGGTAATTGCACCGGCGGATGTCCAAGCGGCTTGGTACGAGTGGTCGCTATGGCCGAAACCAACAACGGCCCTAACCACCCGAGCTGCTTTCTGCCTGAAAGTGTCCCGGCAACCTTATTCTCGCTCAATTTTCTTGTGAGCAATGACCGTACGCTGGAATGTCAATTCTTGCCCGTTCGATTCTTCTGGCTTGCCTGTGAGGACAACATGCTGGCGAGCGACGATGGCCAGCTATTGTTCATTAGCAGTTCTCTGGCGGACTTTGACCGTCCGGATGTGGACATCTCCGATCCGTCAGCAGGTTTCCCGACATATCTGGGTGCACAGGCAAATTGCGAAACGGCAGGCGGTCCAAGCTGGCCCCCTGTCCGCCGCGCCATCGCCTTTATCAATGGCGGGCTGGAAGTTGCTTGTGCCGACACGATCGACGATCCGGAAGATCCAAGAGGTGACATCAATTTCGACGGTCTGAAATATCATATGGCCGACTACATCTTGTTCCGAAGTTACTTCCTGAAGGGCCTGTCAGTATTCACGATCAACGTCAACGGACAGATTGCCGCCACCGACGTGAATGCGGACGGCCTCATTCTCACCCTCGCCGATCTCGTTTGGTTGTACAAGGTAATTATAGGGGACGTCGGCGGTCACCCTACGTACTATTCCAACAACGAACTCCGTTTCACTTACGGCTCAGATCTCAGATCAGTGTCGATACAGTCGGTAGACACATTGGGGGCAATATCGATGCTCCTCACAGGACGTGTTACACCAACGGTGCAGCAGTCCGATGTCGATCTTGACTACTTGTTCGATGGTCTGAATACTCGAGTTATCATTTCACCGACGTCGTTTACGGTGACGACGATGCCGCCCGTATTCTCCGGTCCATTGCTAACATTCGACCAACCAACTATTGTCTTAGAGGCTGCGGCAGCTACATCAGCCGGTGCACAGGTGACGAACATCATCGTCGATCAGCCGACCGATGCCGACGAAGCGGCGGATCTTCCAAGCACATTCGCCCTCCACCAAAACTACCCCAACCCCTTCAACGCCTCTACCGTGATCAGTTTCGATCTCCCCCGTGCTGCGCAGGTCGAGCTTGAGATCGTCAATGTCCTGGGGGCGGTTGTGTGCAGTCACTCGTCACAATACGGTCAAGGCACGCATGAAGTCGTGTGGGACGGTATCGATGCCTCCGGGCATCCCGTCGCAAGCGGCATCTACTACTATCGCCTGAGGGCAGGAGACTTCGTCGAATCGAAGAAGATGATCTTACTCAAGTAA
- a CDS encoding omptin family outer membrane protease, with protein sequence MKSPGPLSLLGILLFAATVATGQMPSDSDKIVIEKKSKAPRGPMHVSIKPYVAVNSGHTTYEMDESGYDGSEFIRVRSKLEFPLDVTLAGANVTVELPDRRWRLEGGFWANVQDPDKKMKDYDWLTAGPFNDAMISYTESDALMSAFEFKLGAGYRVLEREKVRWFVNAGFRYQKVDQDINGYKGWQLDTNLQRFPVAGTEPAIAYQISYKMPLFGMSIEWQPLPSLKFSLSGSGVYFWVNDVDDHLIRGKESTAKGTGTGGLGGIEGAYLFGSGSRGVTPFIGFTGELLYLSSTARQTQRWYRDELDYSTDPPTVLVPAGTVIYGIHHKITSKQTRIGVSAGVRF encoded by the coding sequence ATGAAATCACCAGGACCGTTATCGCTGTTGGGAATCTTGTTGTTCGCGGCCACGGTCGCCACTGGCCAGATGCCATCGGACAGCGACAAGATCGTCATTGAGAAGAAGTCGAAAGCGCCGCGCGGCCCGATGCACGTGTCGATTAAACCGTATGTAGCCGTCAACTCCGGTCATACGACGTACGAGATGGATGAGTCCGGGTACGACGGCAGTGAGTTCATACGGGTGAGATCAAAGCTCGAGTTCCCGCTTGATGTCACGCTGGCAGGGGCCAACGTCACGGTCGAGCTTCCGGACCGCAGGTGGCGACTCGAGGGCGGATTCTGGGCGAATGTCCAGGATCCGGACAAAAAGATGAAAGACTATGACTGGCTTACGGCCGGACCGTTCAACGATGCGATGATCAGCTACACGGAATCCGACGCCCTCATGAGTGCATTTGAGTTCAAGCTTGGCGCGGGGTATCGCGTGTTGGAGCGCGAGAAGGTACGGTGGTTCGTCAACGCCGGGTTTCGATATCAGAAGGTCGATCAGGATATCAACGGGTACAAAGGCTGGCAGCTTGACACCAATTTACAGCGTTTCCCTGTCGCTGGGACAGAGCCGGCGATAGCATATCAGATCAGCTACAAGATGCCTCTGTTCGGGATGTCAATCGAATGGCAGCCGCTGCCATCGCTCAAATTCAGCTTGTCGGGTTCAGGTGTTTACTTTTGGGTAAACGATGTCGACGATCACTTGATTCGAGGCAAGGAGTCTACCGCCAAGGGTACCGGTACCGGAGGGCTTGGTGGCATCGAGGGCGCCTACCTGTTCGGCAGCGGGTCCCGGGGTGTGACACCGTTTATTGGATTCACGGGCGAACTGCTGTATCTGAGTTCGACCGCGCGTCAGACTCAGCGCTGGTATCGCGATGAACTGGATTATTCGACCGACCCACCGACTGTTTTAGTTCCTGCCGGGACAGTCATATACGGCATTCACCATAAGATTACCTCGAAACAGACGCGGATCGGCGTGAGCGCAGGAGTACGGTTTTAG
- a CDS encoding hydrogenase maturation protease, producing the protein MRKSLIIGVGNEFRGDDSVGIVAARRLRTRIGNAVDVLEHSGEGASLMEAWSGYDTLILIDAVETSVTPGQIFHFDVSIERLPTRFFHYSTHAFGLTEAIETARALGRLPKQVFVYGVQGKRFDTGAPLSKEVETSVDGLVLLILERLNLLSSH; encoded by the coding sequence ATGCGCAAGTCCCTTATTATTGGTGTCGGCAACGAGTTTCGTGGTGATGACTCGGTCGGGATAGTGGCTGCCCGGCGGCTGCGTACAAGAATTGGGAACGCGGTCGATGTCCTGGAGCATAGCGGTGAGGGAGCCTCGCTCATGGAGGCATGGAGCGGTTATGACACGCTTATTCTGATCGACGCTGTGGAGACATCGGTCACACCAGGGCAGATATTCCACTTTGATGTATCAATAGAGAGGCTGCCGACAAGGTTTTTTCACTATTCTACGCATGCATTTGGTCTTACCGAAGCAATTGAGACGGCCCGAGCCTTGGGCCGACTGCCCAAACAGGTGTTTGTCTATGGAGTGCAGGGGAAGCGATTTGACACGGGAGCGCCGCTGTCGAAAGAGGTTGAGACGTCCGTCGATGGGCTTGTTCTGCTCATACTTGAGCGGCTGAACCTACTCTCATCGCATTAG
- a CDS encoding Ni/Fe hydrogenase subunit alpha yields MRNSRTVKVDYLARVEGEGSLYVKIKGDKVDDVKFKIFEPPRFFEAFLRGRRFTEAPDITARICGICPVAYQMSSSHAMESICGVAVDGQLRELRRLLYCGEWIESHALHVFMLHAPDFLGYQDAIQMAKDHADVVTSALKLKKIGNEIMTILGGREIHPVNVRVGGFYRAPHPKELAPLISRLEWARQFSIEAVGLVAGFTFPDFESDYEFVSLKHPSEYPICEGRLVSNRGLDIAISEYENHFTEEHVEHANALQSVHKGAGPYFVGPLARFNLNFDKLSPAAMKIAKEVGIGPGCRNPFKSIIVRAVELVYACDEALRIINQYTVPVKPFVELTPKAGVGFGCTEAPRGICWHKYKIDDEGIIQDAKIVPPTSQNQKQIEDDLRRFVAARIDMEHEQLTWQCEQAVRNYDPCISCATHSLKLHIDRE; encoded by the coding sequence ATGAGAAATAGCAGGACGGTCAAAGTCGACTATCTGGCGCGGGTCGAAGGGGAAGGGTCCCTGTACGTGAAGATTAAAGGGGACAAGGTCGATGACGTCAAATTCAAGATATTCGAGCCGCCACGGTTTTTCGAGGCGTTTTTGCGGGGACGCCGGTTTACCGAGGCGCCGGATATCACGGCCCGAATCTGCGGCATCTGCCCGGTCGCCTATCAGATGAGTTCATCGCATGCCATGGAATCGATTTGTGGTGTTGCGGTCGACGGTCAGCTTCGCGAGCTGCGGCGGTTGCTCTATTGTGGCGAGTGGATAGAAAGTCACGCGCTGCATGTGTTCATGCTGCATGCACCGGACTTTCTCGGGTATCAGGACGCGATCCAGATGGCCAAAGATCACGCCGACGTTGTCACGAGCGCACTCAAGCTGAAGAAGATCGGTAATGAGATCATGACGATACTTGGCGGACGGGAGATACATCCGGTTAACGTGCGTGTGGGCGGGTTCTATCGGGCACCGCACCCGAAAGAGCTGGCGCCATTGATCTCCAGGCTGGAATGGGCGAGGCAATTCTCAATTGAGGCAGTCGGTCTGGTCGCTGGATTCACGTTCCCGGATTTCGAATCGGATTATGAGTTCGTATCGTTAAAGCACCCATCGGAGTATCCGATCTGCGAAGGGCGGCTGGTTTCGAATCGCGGCCTTGATATTGCGATCAGCGAATACGAGAACCATTTCACTGAAGAGCATGTGGAACATGCTAATGCGCTACAGTCAGTTCATAAGGGGGCAGGGCCGTATTTTGTAGGGCCGCTGGCACGCTTTAATCTGAACTTTGATAAGTTGAGCCCGGCCGCAATGAAAATCGCAAAAGAAGTTGGTATCGGGCCGGGCTGCCGCAATCCGTTCAAGAGCATTATCGTGCGAGCGGTTGAGTTGGTGTATGCCTGCGATGAAGCGCTTAGAATTATCAACCAGTATACAGTGCCGGTGAAGCCATTTGTCGAGCTAACACCGAAGGCCGGAGTCGGCTTTGGATGCACTGAAGCGCCGCGCGGGATCTGCTGGCATAAGTACAAAATCGACGACGAAGGTATAATTCAGGATGCCAAGATCGTGCCACCGACGTCTCAGAATCAAAAGCAGATCGAGGATGATCTGCGGCGTTTCGTGGCCGCCCGTATCGACATGGAGCACGAGCAACTTACCTGGCAGTGCGAGCAGGCGGTCAGGAACTATGACCCCTGCATTTCGTGCGCTACCCATTCGCTCAAGCTCCACATCGACCGCGAGTAA
- a CDS encoding oxidoreductase, with product MAAATKPKLAVWKFASCDGCQLSLLDCEDELLAVAGAIEIANFVEATREVVKGPYDLSLVEGSITTPHDAERIHKIRRASKTLITIGACATAGGIQALRNFKDVKQFTSVVYASPEYIETLGKSTPIRDHVFVDFELRGCPISKAQLVEVLSAFLNGRKPNTPPHSVCMECKRRQTVCVMVAQGTPCLGPVTQAGCGAICPSYHRGCYGCFGPKETPNTASLSHRWQEMGVMEEDLVRAYRGYNAYADAFRKESELHEK from the coding sequence ATGGCGGCGGCAACGAAACCGAAATTGGCTGTTTGGAAATTCGCATCCTGTGACGGGTGCCAGCTCAGTCTGCTGGATTGCGAGGACGAGTTGCTGGCGGTTGCGGGTGCGATCGAGATCGCTAATTTCGTGGAAGCGACCCGCGAGGTGGTAAAGGGGCCGTATGACCTGTCGCTGGTGGAAGGTTCAATCACAACCCCTCACGATGCCGAGCGGATTCACAAGATTCGCCGAGCTTCGAAAACGCTCATTACCATTGGGGCGTGCGCAACGGCCGGCGGTATCCAGGCGCTCAGAAATTTCAAAGATGTCAAGCAGTTTACGTCGGTTGTGTATGCGTCGCCCGAGTATATAGAGACGCTGGGGAAGTCCACGCCAATTCGCGATCACGTCTTTGTCGATTTTGAGCTGCGCGGCTGCCCGATAAGCAAGGCGCAACTGGTGGAGGTGCTGAGCGCCTTCTTAAACGGGCGAAAACCGAACACGCCGCCGCACAGCGTCTGCATGGAATGTAAGCGGCGTCAGACGGTGTGCGTCATGGTGGCACAGGGCACGCCATGTCTTGGACCAGTGACGCAGGCCGGATGCGGAGCGATCTGCCCATCGTATCACCGCGGGTGTTATGGCTGCTTCGGTCCCAAAGAGACGCCCAATACTGCCTCGTTGAGCCATCGGTGGCAGGAGATGGGGGTAATGGAGGAGGACCTGGTACGGGCCTATCGCGGGTACAACGCGTATGCCGATGCGTTCCGCAAAGAGAGTGAACTCCATGAGAAATAG
- a CDS encoding FAD/NAD(P)-binding protein: MTTSTVPAHVEHRANPMQPQPFRVRKVQNDTHDTFTMNLTPVDGGAEFKFQPGQFNMLYVFGVGEVPISISGDPTAGGPLVHTTRAVGTVTKAMRKLKVGDTIGVRGPYGSAWPVEEAKGSDIVIVAGGIGLAPLRPSLYYVLRHRHDYGKVVLLYGTRTPSDILYRKEIEGWRSRFDLEVYVTVDRAIGAWHGNVGVVTNLIPKAPFDPLNAVAMVCGPEVMMRFTALALQKRGVTPGRTYLTMERNMKCAVGFCGHCQFGPTFACKDGPVYRYDKIRWFFGKREV; this comes from the coding sequence ATGACGACCTCGACTGTCCCAGCGCATGTGGAGCATCGGGCCAACCCGATGCAGCCTCAGCCGTTCCGGGTTCGCAAGGTGCAGAACGATACCCACGACACCTTCACCATGAACCTGACGCCGGTCGATGGCGGAGCAGAGTTCAAGTTCCAGCCCGGCCAGTTCAACATGCTCTATGTTTTTGGAGTCGGTGAGGTGCCGATTTCCATCAGCGGTGATCCGACCGCAGGCGGGCCGCTGGTGCACACAACGCGAGCCGTGGGAACAGTCACCAAGGCGATGCGGAAACTCAAGGTGGGAGACACTATCGGGGTGCGGGGACCGTACGGAAGCGCCTGGCCCGTTGAGGAAGCAAAGGGGAGCGACATAGTAATCGTGGCGGGGGGTATCGGGCTGGCGCCGCTGCGACCATCGTTGTACTACGTGCTGCGCCACAGGCACGATTACGGCAAGGTCGTGCTGCTGTACGGTACGCGGACGCCATCAGATATACTCTATCGTAAAGAGATCGAGGGCTGGCGCTCGCGGTTCGATCTGGAAGTATACGTGACAGTTGACCGTGCGATTGGCGCCTGGCACGGCAATGTGGGAGTGGTAACGAATCTCATTCCGAAGGCGCCGTTCGATCCGCTGAACGCGGTTGCTATGGTGTGCGGGCCGGAGGTCATGATGCGGTTCACGGCGCTGGCACTTCAGAAACGGGGTGTGACGCCGGGCCGCACATACCTGACCATGGAACGGAATATGAAGTGCGCGGTTGGTTTCTGCGGCCATTGTCAGTTTGGTCCCACGTTTGCGTGCAAAGATGGTCCGGTCTATCGGTACGACAAGATCCGCTGGTTCTTCGGCAAGCGGGAGGTATGA
- a CDS encoding cyclic nucleotide-binding domain-containing protein: METLEPYLAEHPFFRGMAKRHIELIVGCASNVRFDAGQYLDKEGEEANRFWIIRHGRIAIEIFNPTTGPITIQTVGEGDVAGWSWLFPPYVHHFDTRALELTRAIALDGKCLRTKCENDHELGYELFKRFAQIMEQRIEATRMQLLDLYK; the protein is encoded by the coding sequence ATGGAGACACTCGAACCGTATCTGGCGGAGCATCCGTTTTTCAGAGGGATGGCCAAACGCCATATCGAGTTGATAGTCGGCTGTGCATCGAATGTGCGTTTCGACGCCGGGCAGTACTTGGATAAGGAGGGGGAGGAAGCCAATCGATTCTGGATCATTCGGCATGGCAGGATCGCGATAGAGATATTCAACCCGACCACCGGTCCCATCACGATTCAAACAGTCGGGGAGGGGGATGTGGCGGGATGGTCATGGCTTTTCCCTCCGTACGTGCACCACTTTGACACGCGGGCGCTGGAACTGACGCGGGCGATCGCTCTCGACGGCAAATGTCTGAGAACAAAATGCGAGAATGACCACGAGCTTGGCTACGAGCTCTTCAAACGTTTCGCTCAGATCATGGAACAGCGAATCGAGGCCACCCGCATGCAACTTCTGGATCTGTATAAATGA
- a CDS encoding 4Fe-4S dicluster domain-containing protein yields the protein MANQAVVLETGQLQELIVTLKQRSYRVIGPTVRDSAVVYDEIDSCNDLPVGWTDEQNAASYRLQRTEDGQYFHYTVGPQSWKKFLHLPNVRLWKATRHGTDLRIEEDDHVPPLTAFVGVRSCELNAIAVQDRVLLGDLYRDPVYQKQRERILIVAVNCSKAGGTCFCRSMNTGPRARLGFDICLTEIYEAGRHYFVAESGSAVGEEILGSLVSRPAGPDELTAIDRAIAVTERQMGRQLDTTGVKELFYRNIEHPYFEEIASRCLTCGNCTLVCPTCFCTTVEDVTDLTGQQAERWRKWDSCFTVDFTYIHGGSIRSSAYARYRKWITHKLATWQDQFGSSGCVGCGRCITWCPVGIDITEEVQALRDRESVEPAAVSVKE from the coding sequence GTGGCGAACCAGGCCGTGGTGCTTGAGACAGGCCAACTTCAGGAACTGATAGTCACTCTAAAGCAGCGTTCGTATCGGGTAATCGGCCCGACCGTGCGTGATAGTGCGGTCGTCTATGATGAGATCGACTCATGCAATGACCTGCCGGTCGGTTGGACCGACGAACAGAACGCTGCGAGCTATCGCCTGCAACGAACTGAGGACGGGCAGTATTTCCATTATACGGTAGGCCCACAGAGCTGGAAGAAGTTTCTCCACCTGCCGAACGTGCGGCTTTGGAAAGCAACACGTCACGGCACTGATCTTCGGATCGAAGAAGATGATCACGTCCCGCCGCTGACTGCATTCGTGGGTGTGCGGTCGTGCGAACTAAACGCCATTGCCGTACAAGATCGTGTGCTTCTGGGAGACCTGTATCGCGATCCGGTCTACCAGAAACAGCGCGAGAGGATTCTCATCGTGGCGGTCAATTGTTCAAAGGCAGGCGGGACCTGTTTCTGCCGTTCGATGAACACCGGGCCAAGGGCGCGATTGGGGTTCGATATCTGTCTGACCGAGATTTACGAGGCTGGTCGGCATTATTTTGTGGCTGAATCGGGCAGTGCAGTGGGAGAAGAGATTCTCGGTAGTCTTGTATCGCGTCCGGCAGGGCCCGATGAGTTGACAGCGATCGATCGCGCGATAGCCGTCACCGAACGGCAGATGGGGAGACAACTCGATACCACAGGCGTCAAGGAGCTGTTCTATCGCAATATCGAGCATCCGTATTTCGAAGAGATAGCGTCTCGCTGTCTGACGTGCGGGAACTGTACGTTGGTTTGCCCGACCTGTTTCTGCACGACAGTTGAGGATGTCACGGATTTGACGGGCCAGCAGGCGGAGCGGTGGCGGAAATGGGATTCCTGTTTTACGGTCGATTTCACATATATCCACGGGGGGAGCATCAGGAGTTCGGCCTACGCTCGGTATCGCAAGTGGATCACGCACAAGCTGGCGACCTGGCAGGACCAGTTCGGCAGTTCCGGCTGTGTGGGGTGCGGGCGGTGCATTACCTGGTGCCCGGTGGGCATAGATATCACCGAGGAAGTACAAGCGTTACGAGACCGGGAGTCGGTGGAACCGGCTGCCGTGTCGGTGAAGGAGTGA